The Streptomyces sp. NBC_00162 sequence CGCGCGCTGGCGCGGCGCGCGGCTGTCGGACGTGCTGCGGCTGGCGGGCGTGACGCGCGGCGCCGTCGACGTCCTGCCGCGGGGACTGGACGACGAGGTGGTCACGGGCGGGGTGAACCTGGGGCGGGTGCGGCGCCCGCTGCCGGTCTCCAAGGCGCTGGACGACGTACTGCTCGCGTACGAGATGAACGGGGAGCCGCTGCCGCCCGACCACGGCGGCCCGGTCCGCCTCGTCGTACCGGACTGGATCGGGATCTCCTCGATCAAGTGGGTCGGGGACATCGAGGTCAGCGGCGCGCCTCTGTACTCGCCGTGGAACACCGACACCTACCGGCTGTTCGGGCCCGACTATGGGGCGGAGGGGGCCCCGATGGGCCGGCAGACCCTCAAGAGCGCCTTCGAGCTCGAGCTGGGGGCGACCGTGCCGGTGCACCGGACGCGGCTGCTGACCGGGCGTTCCTGGTCGGCCGCAGCCCCCGTGGAGCGGGTGGAGGTCAGTACCGACGGCGGTGTCCGCTGGCAGTGGGCCCGGCTGCACGACGCGCCGCGCCGGGGCAGCTGGGTGCGCTGGTCGCTGCCATGGACCCCGCGGGCCACGGGCGCCACCGCGCTGCTGGCCCGGGCGACCGACGCCACCGGGCGTACGCAGCCCGCGACGAGCCCCCACAACACGCAGGGCTACCTGTTCGACGCGGTCGTGCGCCACCCGGTGACGGTGGTCTGAGCGGCGGTCAGGGGGTGTGGAACCTGACCTCCGGCGCGTCGGGGGCCGGACCGTCCAGGAGGGGCTGCGGCTTGCCCTTGAGGTGCTGGTCGAAGAAGGCGCCGACGTAGCGCCGGGTCAGCTCGACCGAGCGGGTGCCGGGCAGCGGGGCCTCGGGATCGGGGAGGCCCAGCTGCTCGGCGATCGCCGGGAAGTCGCTGAAGGTGAAGTGGCCGGAGTCCGCGAAGGTGATCCACCGCTTCCAGCCGTCGAGCAGGGGCCAGTCGTGGTCCCAGGACGGCATGCCGCCGGGGCCGCTCTTCTGCTCCCCGAGCAGCATGAAGGGGCGCCCGCCGAGCCCGGCCTCGGGGACCGGTGTGTGCAGGCCGCCGTCCATGTTCACCCCGGCACGGATCCTGGGGTCGGTCGCCATCGCGGCGACCGCGGAGGCTCCGCCGATGGAGTGGCCCGCCATGGCGATGCGGCTCTGGTCGATGAGGCCGGCGTGCCGCCAGGCGGGGTGGCGCTCGGTGAGGCGGTCCAGCAGGAAGGACACGTCGCGGCCGCGGTTGTCGCTGACCGCCTGCATGGGGGTGCCCCCTCTTCGGTCTTGTCGCAGGCCAGGCACTCCAGCACCCGCCCGCCGGGGAACGCGGTGCCCACGCTCTCGTACGCGTGGTCGACCGCGGCGACCACGTACCCGCGGGAGGCCAGGTCCTCGGCGAGCGCGGTGAGGGTGGCGCGGTGGACGGTGTAGCCCGGGGAGAGGACGATCAGCGGGTACCGTCCGGCTACGGGCCGGGCGTTGGACCGGGAGTGCGCGGCCGTGCCGGCCAGGGTCTCGACCGGGATCACCTTGTCCAGCCCCCGGTCGACCAGCAGCAGCCGGGCTTCCTCGCTCGTGAGGTAGTGCACGGGACCGCCGGTACCGCGCTGCGCCGGATAGCGCATGGTCACCATCAGCTCGCGCGGCCCGGACTGCGCCCACGGGTCCGTGCGGCTGCGGTCCACGAGGTGGAGCGTCTCCTGCCCGACGGAGAAACGGCCGGTGGGGCGCGGGAGTTCCACCGCGGCGCGGCGGCTCTCGGCCGCGGACGGGGCATCGGCGGCCACCGACGTGCCGGCGGCGGCGAGGGGAAGCGGCAGGAGGAGGGCGAGTAAGACTGCGGCGGAGGCGGATCGGCGTCGGTTCATGCGTCCGAAGCTACTGAGATCGACCTGCCGGATCGTCAGCTCACAGGAGGAGGCGCCGTCCCACCCCGGTCGGGTTCCGGGATCACCCTGAAGTAGTACTCCCGTCGGTGAAGCTGATGGCGCGGAGCTTCTCCCGCAGGTAGGCGTGGGAGTCGACCGGGTCGTGCACCACACGCCCGACGGGCGCGGGCAGGGATTCCACCCGGGTGTGCGCGTCGCATTCGTAGAAGTAGACCAGTGAGATCAGCTCCTCGGCCGGTGCGTCGGCCGGCGGCGGCAGCACGCGGTGGCGGCCCGCGCGCCAGCGGTCACCGGTCCAACGGGCCATCAGGTCACCGATGTTCACGGTGAGCGCGGCCGGGTCGTACGGGGCGTCCTGCCAGCCGTCGGCGTCGGTGTGGATCTGGAGCCCGCCCGCGCCGTGCTGCCGGTCGAGGACCGTGACCGTACCGAAGTCGGTGTGGGCCCCGATGCGGAACTGGCCGGGCAGCGGGGCTCCGACGACCTCGGTCCCCGGGTACCAGTTGAGGTTGAACCCCCAGGTGGGATGGGAGGTGTGGCGGGTGAAGTGGTCCTCGGCGAGGCCGAGGGCGGTGGCCAGCAGTCGCAGCAGCTCATCGGAGAGGGCCCGCATCAGGCTCAGGTACTCGGTCACCAGCGGCCGCAGCGAGGGCACCTCCGCGGGCCACGCGTTGGGGCGGAACCACTCGGCGTCCACGGCGGGCACCCCGGTGGGGTCCTCCGCCGCCCAGGACCACGACTCCTTCAGGTCGGGCGGCGAAGCCGTGCCTTCCGCGTAGCTGTTGGCCTCGGCGCCGGGGCCGAGCCAGCCGCGGCCGCCGACCGTGACCGCGTACGGCGCCTTCGCGGGGGCCGGCAGCAGGAAGAACTCGCGTGCGGCCGCCCTGATCCGGGCGGGCAGCGCGGGATCCACGCCGTGCCCGGTCACCAGCAGGAATCCGGCGGCCCGCAGGGCCTCGTCGACGCGGGCCGCCGTACGTGCCCGGGCGTCGGGTCCGCCCGACCGCCACGGCTCGAGATCGATCACGGGGACCTGGGAACGCGCCATGGGAGACCTGCCTTCCGAACCTGCGGGTGGCGTCCGCATCAGAGGCTATCGCCGCCCTGCGCTCACTGGTAGTGACGGCGTGCTGACGGCATCCGTCCCGCCGACCGGGAAGATCCTCCCGAAAGGGACGAGAATGGGACCGTGTGGCCAGGTCCGGGGCCGGGGCCCACGAGGGACGGAGCGAGCGGTGGAGATTTCGACCAAGGAGGTCTTCGGCGCCCCGTGCTGGGTGAGCCTGATGGCCCGCGACCTCGGCATGGCGCAGCGCTTCTACGGTGCGGTCGCGGGCTGGACCTTCCGGCGGGCCCGTCTCGGCGACGCGTTCTCGGTCGCCGAACTGGACGGCGTGCCGGTGGCGGGCATCGGGGCGCTCGCCTCCGACCTGGGGGTCGCGGTGGCCTGGACCCCGTACTTCGCCGTGGACGACGCCGATGTGGCGGTGGACCGCATCCGGGAGCGCACCGGCACCATCGCGGTCGGGCCGGTCTCCTTCGCCACCGGTGGCCGCGCGGCGCTCGTCGCCGACCCCGACGGCGCCGTCTTCGGCATCTGGCAGGGCGCCGTCTCCTCCCACTGGCGCGTGGGCAAGGGCCCGGCTCCGGCCTGGCTGGAGCTGCGTACCAGGAACGCCTTCGACGCGGCGATCTTCTACGGGGCGGTGCTGGAGTGGGCCACCGGCCGCACCGGCTGCTGCGAGGTCTCGTACGAGGAGGACCAGGTCGTCCTGAGGCAGGGCGGCGAGCCCGTGGCCCGCCTCAACAGCGGCCCAGTCGAGCTGGCCTCCTACTCCCCGCACACCCGCCCGCGCTGGCACGTCCACTTCCGCGTCCCGAAGCTCCGGCCCGCCATCGAGGCCGCCGTGGCGCTGGGCGGGCGTACCGTCTCGGACATCACGTCGAACGCGCTCGAGCGGTGGGTGGCGCTCCGCGATCCGGACGGGGCCCTCTTCACCCTGACGACCACCCTGGCGGCGGACACGGCATAGCGGCGGACGGTCCCTAGAGTTCGGGCACGAAGGGCAGATAGTCCAGCCCGGGGGTGGCGGGGATCATCGCGTAGCTGCCCTCGGGCAGTTCGTTCCACACGCCGGGAAGGTCACCGAGGGGCTCGGAGACCACCAGCCGCGTCGAGTCGGACACCTTCCCGAGGAAGGGCAGCTCGGGGTGGAGGTGCCGGACGGTCTCGGCCGCGCTGCTGTAGAACAGCGACCTGGACTGCCCCTGGCTCGAGTAGCGGAACGCCCAGACGCGCTCCCCGTCGCTGACCGCGACCGTCATCTGGAGCGGGTCGACCACTCCGTGCTCCTTGCCGAGCCGCTCCACCAGGCCGACCATCCGCGCCACGGCGCCCGGCACGTCCTGGTCGAGGCCGTAGGTGACCGCCAGGTAGAACATCACCTCGGAGTCGGTCGAGCCTTCGATGCACGGGAAGAGGGCCGGGTCCACGGCCATGCAGAGATCCCGCTGCAGCCGGTGGAAGTCCGTGATCGCCCCGTTGTGCATCCACAGCCACCGCCCGTGCCGGAAGGGGTGGCAGTTGGTCTGCTGGATCGCCGACCCGGTGGAGGCGCGGACGTGCGCGAAGAACAGCGGCGAGCGGACGTGCCCGGCCAGCTCCCGCAGGTTGCGGTTGTTCCAGGCCGGTGCGATGTCCCGGAAGACGGCGGGCGTGCCGTCACCGCTGCCGTCCGCGCTGTACCAGCCGATGCCGAACCCGTCACCGTTGGTCGACTCGACGCCCATCCGCGCGTTGAGGCTCTGGTTGATGAGCGAGTGCTCGGGACGGTAGAGCACCGCGTCGAGCAGCAGGGGAGAACCCGAGTAGGCGAGCCAGCGACACATGAACACCATCCCCTTCTCGGATCCGAGCCTAAGCCCGTCGGCGGGGCGCGGCGCGCCCGGACGGTCCGGACGGGTCACGCTCGGTGACGGTTCGAGATGCGGGCGCGCGGCGCTGCTGGTTCGCTGAATCCGCCCGCTCTCCCCCACCGATACAAGGAGCGATCATGAGCGTTTCAGGCGAGTCCCGCGGCCGGTCCCAGCAGATGCGCGCCAAGGCCCAGGAACTGAACGAGGCGGCCGACCGTTCGCAGGACCCCGAGGAGCGGCAGCGGCTGCGTGACAAGGCCCGCCGCCTCCAGGAGCAGAGCCAGCAGGAGAACCGGATGGACGACCGGGGCATGGACCCCATGTAGTCCCGCTCCTCCGTCCTGCGCACCCCCGGCCGGTGGCCGCCGCGATCCCCGTCGCCGCGGCCACCGGCCGGTGCGCTGTCAGGAGGATCCGGCCGGGACGTGCTGGGTGACGCAGTGGACTCCGCCGCCGCCCCAGGCGAGGACGCGCGCCGGGGCGGCGACCACCTCGCGGCCGGGGAAGAGGGCGGCGAACTGTGCGAGGGCGAGGGCGTCGGCCGGTTCGCCCGCGGTGGGTACGACGACGCTGCTGCTGGTCAGGTAGTAGTTCGTGTAGCTGAAGGTCTCCACGCTGCGCCCGCCGTGGCGGAACTGGGGCTGGTGGTGCATCTCCACCACCTGGAAGGGGCGCCCGCAGGCGTCGGTCGCGGCGTCGAGTACCGCCTTGTTGGCGGCCATCCGGGCGTGGTTGGGGTGGCTGGGGTCGGGCTGGGTGTGGAGCAGGAGCCGGGCCGGGCCCAGGTAGGCGGCGACGAGGTCCACGTGTCCGTTGGTGACGTCGTCGTGGTGGAGTCCGTACGGGAGCCAGATGACCTTGCTCGCCCCGTACGAGGCGAGCAGCGTGGCCTCGATCTGCGCCCGGGTCATGCCCGGGTTCCGGTTGGGGTGGAGCAGGCATTCCTCGGTGGTGACGAGGGTGCCCTGTCCGTCGGTGAGCACGGAGCCGCCTTCGAGGACCATGCCGACCGGGGTGCGGGGCAGGCCCAGGTGTGCGCACACGCCGACGGGAAGCAGATCGTCCTTGTCGTAGGGGAACTTCTCGCCCCATCCGTTGAAGGCGAAGTCGAGGCCCGCCCGTTGGGTCCGCTGTGCGTTCACCGCGAAGACCGGTCCGGTGTCCCGGGTCCAGCAGTCGTTGACCGGGTACTCGATCACCGTCACCGAGCTCCCGCACAGATCGCGTGCCCGCTGCGCCGTTCCCGGCTCGGCGACCATGAGGACCGGCTCGAACCGGGCGACGGCCCTGGCGATGCCGGCGATCTCGGCCTGGACGTCGGGGAGCTGCCCGCCCCATCCGACGGTCCTGTCCCACGGCCAGGCCATCACGCAGCCGGCGTGCGGCTCCCATTCGGCCGGTGCGTGGAGCGGGTCCTCGCCGGTCGCGCGTTCGGCGGAGGGAAGGGTCCGGGCGGCGAAGGCCGGGCTGCCGAGCAGGGGGAGGGCGGCGGCCGAGAGGGCGGCGGCGCCGAAGCCGCGCCGCGTCATGCGTGGCAGGTGCATGTCATTGCTCCTTCTGTGGGAATCGGTTTCCGAAGGGCCCGGGTGGGCCGGGGCGGGCCGGGGTGAGCCAGGAGGGGCCTGGACGAGCCCTGGGATCAGCGGCGTTCGGCGGCGAGCACGTCCACGCGCCCTGCCCCGCCTTCGCCTTCCTTGTCCGCCTCGCGCGCCTGCGCGGCGCGCAGCGTGTTCTGCGGCTTCTTGACCGTCAGGTAGACCAGACCCGCCGTGATCACCGCACCGGTGCCCAGCAGGCCCGCCCAGATCTGGTACCAGGGAGCCCCCCGCGGGGCCATGACGGCGCGCGGCCAGCACACGTTGACGACCTCGAAGGCGGTCCACAGCACGGCCAGCACGTTCAGGAGGGTGCCCTTGCGCCCCTGCCGGATGTGCCCGGAGGGGACCCAGCTCCCGCGCAGCCGGGCGACGAGTGCGGCCAGGGTGACCAGGAAGAACGGCAGGAAGGTGGCCGCCGTACCGAAGGCGATCAGGCTGCCGATGGCCGTGGCGTTCAGCCCCAGCAGCAGACCGGTGCAGCTGACGAGGGTCGAGGCGACCAGTCCGCCGATCGGGGCCTGGCGGCGGTTGACCCGGCGCACCTGGCGGGAGAAGGGGAACACCCCGTCGCGGGCCAGCGAGTACACCCCGCGCGCGGCACCGCCCTGGGAGGCCATGGCGCATGCGAGGAACCCGACCAGGACGACGGCCACGAAGGGCTTGTCGGACCAGGAACCGAACGCGCTGGTCACGGCGGTGGTCACCGGGTCGAGGTCCTCCCCCGCGACGACGGACCGCGGCGCGGGGTGGGCGAGGGCGACCGCCATCGCGTTGAGGATGACCACGAGGCCGACGCTGAGCAGGGCCCACCACATGGCGCGCGGGACCTGCCGGCCGGCGTCCTTGGTCTCCTCCGCGGTGGAGACGCAGGCGTCGAAGCCGATGAAGCCCCAGCCCGCGACGGCCAGGACGGCGAGGAAGGCCATGGCGGTCGACCCGCCGGAGAGCTCTTCGGCGCCCAGGGTCTCGGTGAACAGCGCGAACCCGTGTTCACGGAAGAACAGCAGCAGCGCGAAACCGACCAGGACCGAGGCGATGGCCTCGGCGGCGATGCCCAGGGAGACGAACCAGCTCAGGATCCGGATCCCGCACGCGTTGACCAGCATGCAGCCGAGCAGGATCCCGGCGGCCACCGCGACCATGGACCCGGGTGTGGGCGTGGCGCCGACGAGGGCGAAGACCCAGGGGGCGGCCAGGTACGCGACGGTGGTGTTGCCGAACATCACGGCGAACTGCCACACCCAGCCGCTCATCCAGCCGAAGGAGGGGCCGAGCAGCCGCCTGCCCCACTGGTACGGGCCGCCGGCCAGCGGCCACTGCGAGGCCAGCTCGGAGTAGACGTTCACCACCAGGCACTGACCCAGGAGCACGATCGGCAGCGCCCAGACCCAGGCGGGCCCGGCGATCATCGTGCCGACCATCGAGACGGCGTACAGGGCGACGACGGGCGAGACGACGGCGAAGCCCATCGCGATGTTCCCGAGGATGCCGAGGCTGCGGCTCAGTTCCTGGGTGTAGCCGAGATCGGTCAGGCGGGCGGCATCGGCGTCGCCCGTTTCAGGGCGTGCGGAGGGAAGGTCTGGCATGCGCACCTCTCACGGAGGGATGACGCACCGGGGCGCCCGGCGCGTCCCGAAGGTTAAATCTAACGTTGTTAGGTATCGGGAATGCGGGGACCTTAACCCCGGCCCGGACCCTTGGGAAGACCCTGCGTACGGGTAACCTGGCGGCCGGGAACGAGGGGGATCGCACCGTGGGCCGACCGAACCAACCGCTGCTCAGCCGCGAGATCATCGCGCGCGCGGCCCTCGAGCTCCTCGACGAGGAGGGGCCCCAGGCCCTGAAGATGCGGGCGCTCGCCGACCGGCTCGGCGTCCGCGGAGCGTCCCTGTACCACCACGTCGCCTCCAAGGACGACGTGCTCGACGCGGTCTCGGAACTGATCAACGACGAGATCGACCTGAGTCCGCTCGACGAACCCGACTGGCGGGCCGGAATCGCGGCGTACGCGCGCGGCTACCGCCGGGTGTACCTGCGCCACCCGAACGCCATCGCACCGGCCGCCCGGCGCAGGGTCGAGGCGGACCGCGCCCTGCGCGGCTACGACGCCCTGCTCGGCGCCCTGATCCGGGCGGGCTGCACCCCTGCGCGCGCCGCCGAGGCCGCCGCCGCCATCGACTACCTGGTCCTCGGCTCCGCGCTCGAGACCTTCACCGCCGGGTTCACCCGCGCCGCGGCCGACTACCGCCCCGCCTACCCGGCCCTCGCCGACTCCCTCACCGGCGCGGCGGCCACCGGCGCGGGCCTGGCCGAGCTCGACGACCGCGGGTTCGAACTCGGTCTCGGGCTGGTCCTGGACGGCCTCGCCGCGTAGCCGCCCGCCGGGCGGGTAGCCGCGTGGCAGGACGTCACGGCGGAAGGGCGGATACCCATGGGCGGCGAGGCGGCGCGCGAGGGCGGCACGGCTCGGGAGGTGGCGGCCCGGTGCGGACTGGTGGCACGCGGCGTGCTGTACGTGCTCGTCGGCGTGCTCGCACTGCGCGTGGCGTTCGGCGACCAAGGACCGGAGGCGGACCGCAAGGGCGCACTGCAGGAGCTCATGGACAAGCCCCTCGGTGGTGTCCTCGTCTGGGCCATCGGCATCGGCCTCGTCTGCATGATGCTGTGGCGGCTGTCCGAGGCGGTGTTCGGCGTGGCCGGGCCCGACGGCGACAAGGCCTCCAAACGGCTCGCGTCGGCGGCCCGGGCCGTGTTCTACGCGGTCGTCGCCTTCTCGGTGCTGTCCTTCGCGGCCGGTTCCGGCGGCGGGCGGTCCGGCGACGAGCAGTCGCGCGACGTGACGGCCAAGGCGATGGAGCTGCCGGGCGGCCCGTGGTGGGTGGGCGCGGTCGGGGCGGCGATCGCCGTCGGGGGCGTCGTCATCGCCGTACGGGCGGCCCTGCGCACGTTCCGCAAGCACCTGGCGCTGGACCGGATGCCCGAAGGGGTCCGCAAGGCGGTCGAGTTCCTCGGCGTCACCGGCGGCGTGGCCCGCGGCACCGTCTTCGCGGCGGCCGGCGCCTTCGTCGTGTATGCCGCGGTGCGCTACGACCCGGCGCAGGCCAAGGGCGTCGACGACACCCTGCGGTCCTTCACCCAGACCCCGGCGGGACCCTGGCTCCTCGTCCTGATCGCCGCCGGGCTCATCCTGTTCGGGCTGTTCTCCTGGGCGATGGCCGGCTGGCGCCGGGTCTGAGCAGTGCCCTCAGCCGCGCTCGCGGAGGTACGCCTCCAGCTCGGCGGCCCCGGTCAGCATCGCCCGCCCGCGCGCGGACAGCCGGCCGCGCCAGTCGCCCAGTGCGGCCTCCAGCGGCTCCAGACCGCCGGCCCCCGCACCTGGGCGATCAGCGGGGCGATCTGCTCCAGCAGGTAGCCGCCCCGCCTGAGTTGGTGGGCCAGCCGGACGTCCCGTACGTCGGCCTCGTCATAGACGCGGTACCCGGTCAGCCGGTCGCGGCGCGGGCGCACCAGCCCGGCGCGCTCCCATGTGCGAAGCGTCGCGGGCCGGATGCCGAGCCGCCCTGCCAGCGGCCCGATGAACGTGCCGCCGGGAGGCCCGGACTCCGCCGCGTCGGGTTCGGACGGCGTGGTGGGCGCCAGGTCGCGCAGCGCGCTCTCCACCGCCCGGAGTGTGCGCCGGTCGTCGAGGAGCTGGGCATGACTCTCGTCGATGAGGCGGAACGCCTCGTCGACGGCGCCCTGGTTCACGGCCCGCATGACCGACGTCGCCGTCCGGTGGCCGTGGCCAGGCACCAGGGCGAGGAACGCGCCCAGGGCCCGCGCGTGCAGCGGGGCATAGGTGCGGTAGCCGTGGGGTGTGCGATCGGCGGCCGGGAGGATTCCCGCCTCCTCGTAGTTCCTGATCGCCTGCGTGGACAGACCGTGCCCGCGCGCCAGGTCGATCGGCCTGAGCTTCCTATCGCTTTGAAGGTTTCGTCCCACGAGCCCGAGGATATCGCGAAAAAGTCTCAACCGAATCTTCAACGATAGCGTTGAGGGCATGGCAACTGACATCAAGGACACCGCCCGCGCCGTCGAGGCCGCCGCCGTCATGAAGCTGCTTCCGGCCCGGCCGCGGCTGCTCGCCCTGGGCGAGCCCACCCACGGCGAGGACACCCTGCTCGACGTGCGCAACGAACTCTTCCGGCAGCTCGTCGAGCAGGAGGGCTACCGGACGGTCGCGATCGAGAGCGACTGCGTGCGGGGCCTGCTCGTGGACGCCTACGTCACCTCGGGCACGGGCACCCTCGACGAGGTGATGGAGCACGGATTCAGCCACGGGTTCGGCGCGTCCGCGGCCAACCGCGAACTCGTGCGCTGGATGCGGGCGTACAACGAAGGCCGGCCCGCGCCCGAGCGGCTCCGCTTCGCCGGCATCGACGGCCCGCTGGAGATCACCGGCGCCGCGAGCCCCCGGCAGGCCCTCACCGCGCTCCACGGCTGCCTCTCCGCCCGGGTGGACGCGGATCTGCTCCCTGCACCGCGGAAACGCTCGACCGCCTGCTCGGCGCCGACGACCGGTGGACGGAACCCGCCGCGATGATGGACCCCTCCCGGTCCGTGGGGCGGTCGGCCGACGCCAGGGAGCTGCGGCTGCTCGCCGACGACCTGGCGGCGCTGCTCGACGAGCAGACCCCGCACCTGATCACGGCGACCTCGCGGGACGACTGGGAGCGGGCGCGCCTGTACGGGCGCACCGCCACCGGCCTGCTGCGCTACCACTTCTGGATGGCCGACACCTCACCGGGCCGCATGACGCGGCTGCTGGGCCTGCGGGCCCAGATGATGGCCGACAACCTCCTCGCGATCGCCGCTCGGGGGCCGGCACTCATCCACGCCCACAACGCCCATCTCCAGCGGGAGAAGAGCACGATGCGGATGGGCGGGACGCCGCTGGAGTGGTGGAGCGCCGGCGCGCTCGTGAGCGCCCGCCTGGGCGAGGGGTACGCCTTCCTGGCCACGGCGCTGGGCACGATCCGGCACCAGGGAGTGGACACCCCGCCATCGGACACCCTCGAAGGACTCCTGTACGCGCTCCCGGAGGACCGCTGCGTCATCGACGCCCCCCGGCTGGCCACCGCCCTCGGCGACCCGCTGCCCGCCCCCCGCGTATCCCCCTGGTTCGGATACGCCCCGCTCGACCCGGCCCACCTGGCGGACAGCAACGGCATCGTGTTCGTCAAGGACTGCCCGCAGGACTAGCGGGCAAGAGATGCCCTAGAGCCGGACCGTCCACTCGGCCGTGGAGCGCAGGGTGCGGGCGATCTTGGGGTCTCGTACCGAGGGGGTGCGGTCCTCCGCCGTGACCGAGAGCCGGTGGGTGCGGAGGTCGAAGAGCCACAGGTCCGCCACCGCCACCTCGGTCCGGCCCTCGAACCTCTTCAGCTCCCTGCCGTCCAGGTACCACCGGACCACGAGCTGGCGCCCGTCCGCTCCGGCCAGCCTCGGCACGGCGGCCTTCGCCGTGTGGCGCATCCGCAGGGTGCGGTCGGTCGGGGTGAGCGGCGTGACGGTCCTCGCGTGCTGGTGGAACCCGCCGATCATCGCCTCGACGCCGGGCAGGTTGAAGGGCTTGCCCAGCACCCGCATGATCGAGTTGTCCGTGGGCCGGTACAGGCCGGTGGCGAAGTAGCCTCCGCCCTCGTACGCGCCCACCGTGCCGCCGTCCGGAGACGGTTCGCCGAGCCACCGGTACCACTTGGCCCGCTGGGCGGCCATCCGGTCCGCGGGCAGGGCGGAGCTGTTGGATTCGGCGGGCTCGGGGCCGGTGTACTTCTCGTACTCCGGGACGCCGGAGTAGAAGTACTCGTCCGCGAGCTTGCCGAGCGAGTGCCCGGTCTCGTGGATGGCCACCTGACCGGACTTCGCGTGGCCCGCCGAGGCGGTCGATATCCCCTCGTAGCCGAGGGTGGTGCTGCGCTCGTTGTAGCCCGCGCCGCCGTACTTGGCGCTGTTGGCCAGCACGATGACCAGATCGGCCTCCGGCGCCTTCGCCACGTACGCGTCGACCTTGGGCTGGTCGATGCAGAGCAGCCGCTCGATCTCCTCGCACCAGAAGTACGAGCCGAGGGCGGTGTCGCGGACGGTGGCCGGGGTGGGGTCGCCGGAGACTCCGGACTCGCGGGAGACGGCGTCGACCGTCCACACGTTGAAGAGGTTCCGGTAGGTGGTGTACGGCTCGACCGCCGTCACCTCGTCCCACTTCTGCCGGGCGTCGGAGCGGAACCGCTCCAACTCGGCGGAGGTGTAGCCGTCGCCGATGACGACGACGTCGAGGCGGTCGGCGGTGGGGCCGTTGTCGATCACCTTGACGACCTCGCCGTCGGCCGCCCGCTCGGCCGCGGAGAGCCCGCCCGCGGTCTTCGCCCGGGCCCCGGCGGCCGGTACCCGGGTGTGGCCGGATCCGGCGTCGCCGCCTTGTTCCGGCCCCGGTATCTCGACCTCCACCCCTGCTGCCGGCGGCGCGTCGGCCGCCCCTGCCGGTGCGGCTGCCACCAGCACGGCGGCCGCGCAGGCCGCCGCGAGGGCGGCCCGCAGTACGGGACCCTTGGCCCGGACTCTGACTGGACGCATGAAGTCCTCCCCCTGGAAAGGAAGTTAAACAAGGAGATAAGTCTGCTGAATCGGTTGCTTAAACTAGGTGGCGCACGGGGCGTGCGCAATGGCCTGATCCCCCTGAATACTGGGGAGTTCGAGCAACCAGGGGGATTCCATGGACGAACCGGCCCGTATCGGCAGCAGGGTTCAGCGGATGCGCAACGAACTCGGCCTGACTCAGAGACAGTTGGCGGAGCCCAGCTACACCCCCGCCTATATCTCGACGCTGGAGTCGGGCCGGGTCCGCCCGTCCGAGACCGCGCTGCGCTTCCTCGCCGGGCGCCTGGGCACCTCGTACGAGGAGCTGGCCACCGGCCGCCCCGCCCACCTGGCCAC is a genomic window containing:
- a CDS encoding M64 family metallopeptidase, which gives rise to MRPVRVRAKGPVLRAALAAACAAAVLVAAAPAGAADAPPAAGVEVEIPGPEQGGDAGSGHTRVPAAGARAKTAGGLSAAERAADGEVVKVIDNGPTADRLDVVVIGDGYTSAELERFRSDARQKWDEVTAVEPYTTYRNLFNVWTVDAVSRESGVSGDPTPATVRDTALGSYFWCEEIERLLCIDQPKVDAYVAKAPEADLVIVLANSAKYGGAGYNERSTTLGYEGISTASAGHAKSGQVAIHETGHSLGKLADEYFYSGVPEYEKYTGPEPAESNSSALPADRMAAQRAKWYRWLGEPSPDGGTVGAYEGGGYFATGLYRPTDNSIMRVLGKPFNLPGVEAMIGGFHQHARTVTPLTPTDRTLRMRHTAKAAVPRLAGADGRQLVVRWYLDGRELKRFEGRTEVAVADLWLFDLRTHRLSVTAEDRTPSVRDPKIARTLRSTAEWTVRL